AGGCTCACCCTCCTGCCCACCCCGCAGGCTGCTGTGGGGCTCTAAAGCCCTCCTGCCGCTGCACATCCGGGGGTGCCCGGTGTCAGAGATGCTGTCCCAGTCACAGGGACAGGGAGCTGAGGGCTCCGTGGATGCCTGGCTGCCAGCGGGCAGCACTGGGGGCAGGAGAGGGACCAGTCAAGCCCCAGAGcttgctgggcagcactgggggctggtgcaggtgggtgctgagcccccgGTCCCAGGAAGGATGGGGAGCACTGAGCCATGCCCAGCCACCTCTCCAGCCgcccccagccagccctggggcagggacCATCTCCCCGGGCTGCTCTCGAGGCTCGGCCGCCTCCGCTCCTGCTGGGGGCTCCCAGTGCCATGGGGTGATGTGGGGGTGTGGAATGGGGCGACGGGACGTGGTGGGCAGCGAGTGGGGCTGTCCGGCAGCCGCACAGTGGGAGTGGGCTCCGGGCCACTGCAGCACCGACTCTGGTTTGAAAGGGCTCTTGGCCTGTGGCAAACACAGCTGTGCCCAGGGCTTGGACTGAGGTGTGCTGTGGCCACGGCATCCGCTGGGCAGGCGTGGGGGATGTGGCAAGGGGGACATGGCGAGGGGGACACAACGAGGGGGATGCGGCAAGGGGGACGTGGCGAGGGGGACGCGGCGAGGGGGACACGATGAGGGGGACGTGGCGAGGGGGACACGGCAAGGGGGACATGGCAAGGGCGACATGGTGAGGGGGACATAGCGAGGGGGACACGGCGAGGGGGACACGGTGAGggctgccctgcccgccccgtcTGTCTGGGTGCCCCAGGGCTCTACTGTCCTCACGGGGCCCAGGCATCAGGGGCTCGTCCAGGGCTCGCTGCCTCCTTTCTCTCTGCTGCCCAGGGGTGCTAGCAGCCTGTGCCCATGCCTGCAGGTGGCTGCCATGGGGTGCCACTCCTTCGCGCTGCTCTTTGACGACATCGACCCCTGCATGTGCCAAGCGGACAGAGATGTCTTCCCCTCCCTGGCGCAGGCTCAGGCCTCTGTGGCCAACGAGGTGTACCAGGAGCTGGGCCAACcatctgtcttcctcttctgccctACAGGTACCACCTGCAGCCGTGTGgccccagccacccctccccggGAGCCCGGTGCTTGCCCAGCCGTGGCTCCCCAGAGCAGGCCAGGGTGTCCTCTGCACCCAGCGCGTGTCTGCTGAGAGCTGCCTGCCCTGACAGCCTTCAcggctctccccagccccattGTGCTCCTGCAGGAGCCCTGAAGAGCTCAGGACTGGGACAGGATCAGGCTGTAGACGGGCCGGCACTTCAGCAGCCGCGCATGCTGTGTTCCCTGCACCGCGCATCGCCCCAGCCCCTGTCCCTCCATCCTCGGCAGCCTctcctctccaggtccctctgccccTCAGGGGATGCTCTGTGCTCTCTCCCCAGAGTACTGCAgctctctctgctctccctgccccagacAGTCCTGCTACTTGTTGACCATCggccaggagctgctcccagggATCGGCATCATCTGGACAGGTGAGCGCCTGTCTGGCTGGGGCATGCAGCCCCGTGCGGCTTCTCGGTGAGAGCCACCATCTGCAGACACCGCAGCCTGTCTCCATCTCAGGTGCCAGTGCGTGGCCCTGCTGAGGTGCCCTTCGGCACTGTGGGGCGCAGCCCCGGCCAGGCCGGCGGCGTGTCGGGCTGTGGGTCTGGGTGTGCTCCCTGTCCGGGGTGGGGTGGCTTGACCCCCACGTCTGCGCAGCACCCTGCTGTGAGTGTGCATGATGGGCTGCGCCGCCCGTGTGCTCCACACGTGTCTGTACCGTGACGCTCCAGGCCCGAAGGTGGTGTCACAGGAGCTCTCAGccgcgctgctggaggaggtggagggtgTCCTGCGACGCCCACCCGTCATCTGGGACAACCTGTACGCCAACGACTACGACTGCAGACGTGTCTTCCTGGGCCCCTACATGGGACGTGCCCCCGGCCTCGTGCCCAGGCTCCGTGGGCTGCTTCTCAACCCCAACTGCGAGCTCCAGGCCAACTTCATCCCCGTACACACACTGGGCAGCTGGTTCCGGAGTGAGCTGGGGAGCGGTGCCCACCCTGATCTCGCAGGTACCTGGCCCCCGCGCCCCAGGCAGCTCTGTGCTTGGGGCTCCAGCGCCGGCAGTGAGCTTGTGCGCCCAGGGCAGGGCCTGCCCATCGCTGCCCGTCTTTGCAGCCTGCATGGCAGCCTGGGTGAGGTGTCCCGCCTGGCTGGGCACTCCCCAGCATCCCAGGGCACGGGATCTGTGCTGGGGGCATCTCCCTGcgggggggctgcctgccctcaGTTTGGCACAGGGTAGTTCCGTCAAGCAGAGCGGGGCTGCCTGGGCTGATGAGCTCCAGTTCCTCAGGGATGGAGACCAcggcagccctgggggacagcCAAGGCCCGCAGGAGGGGAGCTACAGCCCCCAGGAGGCCTTGGAGCTGGCGCTGCATGACTGGGTGGCTGAGATAAACCGGCAGGCCTTGGAGCAAGGTAGGTGATGGGCTCGCACCGTGCAGCATCCCTCGGCCCTGCCGGAGTGCTGGACCAGCTCTGCGGGGAGCTTGGTGGGGTGAGGGAGCCCCATGCTCTGCACGTCTGCATCTGCGGCAGCAGGGTCTGTGTGTGTCATGGGCAGGGGTGGGTGTCCGTTGTGCCACGCTGCCTGTGGGGGTGCTCCTGCCCTGGCCGCATCCCAGAGGAGGTCTCCTCAGCTGGCAGCGTGGGAGCCTGGGCCGTGATACGGCTCTGGAAAAGGGGATTCAGCCAGGTGCAAGCTTGGTGTTTCACAGTATTTGCCTCTGCAAAGCCTGTGGCCTCACCAGCCACGGAGGCCCGAATTCCAGAGCACAGAGCGATGCAAAGCTCGTGGTCCTggtccctgccaccttggcagaTGGAGCTTCCCGGCATGGCTGCCCCCAGGGCCATCCTGCCCCGCTGGCAGCAGTGTCCGTGCGGGTGCCGCAGGGGCTGCCCCCTTGCTCCTTTCTGCCAGGAGGAAGGACCCCGGGACACCCCAGTGCCAGCCTCAAGGGCGGAACGAGGCTGCAGCCCGGCACAGCGGGAGGACAGGGGGTCATGACCGACCCCCAGCCCCATGACTCTGTTCCCAGTGGGACAGACCAGCACGGCCCTGAGCCCTGCGGCAtggcagcaggggagggaaggaggaaggtgaCCTCGGAGCCCGAGAAGGGCAGTGGGAGCAGGTCCCCTGCTGATGGCCAGCAAAGCCCTGTGGGGGACGGGGACCAGCTCACCacggggagcagagggagctgtgAGCCTTCCTGTGCTCTGCCCGGCACGGCTGGGAGTGCTCAGTCTGCAGGAACACCAGAGACTACCGAGACCCTCCACAGCCCAGGTCCCACCATGTGCTGCAGCAATGGGGCCAACACCAGCCAGAACCTCTCCCTGCCCACCGGTGATGCCAGGGCGGGGGGtggcagcccctgccagccccccagAGGTACCCAGCCTGAGGCCAGCAGAGCTGACATGCCCCAGACACCCCCAGGGCCGGGGGCTGGCACCAGCCCTGGCCCCACAGCACCACTCACCGACGGGGCTGGCACCAGCCCTGGCCCCATGGCACCACTCACTGATGGGGCTGGCACCAGCCCTGGCCCCACGGCACCGCTCACTGACGGGGCTGGCGCCAGCCCTGGCCCCACGGCACTGCTCACCAACGGGGCTGGTGCCATTCCTGGCCCCACGGCACCGCTCGCCGACAGGGCTGGCACCAGCCCTGGCCTCACAGCACCAGTGACCCCAGAGGAGGctgggtccagccccatggcccTGCTGACCCTGGAGGAGGCTGTATCTGGCCCCACGGTACCACTGACCCCCAAGGAGGCCAGGACCAGTTCCACAGCACTGCTGACCCTGGAGGAGGCTGGGTCTGTCCCTGTGGCACTGCTGACACTCAAGGAGGCCACGTCCAGCTCCACAGCACCTGTGACTCCAGAGGAGGACACGTCCAGCCCCATGGCACCGCTGACTCTGGGGGAGGTGCGGATGCTGGTGGAGCTCTTCTACCTGCCCTACCATCATGGGCCACTGGCGCAGCGTCTCCTGGAGCACTTTCGGTGGCTCTGGGCAAACAGCCTCAGTGTGGGGGTCCCAGCCCCGGCACCCGATGCCTGCGAGGTAAGGCTGGTCCGGGCGCTGCCGCGGGACGACGGCTGTCACAGCTGCGCTGACGTTGGGTCCGTTCACAGGGCATGCGGTGGCGCGGCCGAGCCCGATCCTTCCAGCTGCTCTGCGCTCAGACGTGCCGCCTGCACAGCCGCTTCGTCAGCAGCGCCGGACGGGCATTGCTCTACGACCTCCACCCCTACCTCTGGGACATCCGCAACATGCTGCTGGCTGCCGGCGCCCTCGTCCTGTGGCTGGGTACGTGGCTGATGCCAGCCCCAAGCCAGCCCCTGTGGCCCTGTAGCGCATACTCACAACCTGGCCAGATCCAGCCGTGTTGAAGTGCCGGGTCCCCGGGCACTGCAGCACACCCAGGGCATCTGAAGCTTGTCCCCCCCTTAAGAGGTGAAGGTGTCAGGGACCCCAGACCTCTGGCAGGGGGTCCCAGGGTCAAGTGCACCTCCCCTTGACGCCTTCCCTGCCGCTGGCCTGTGTCCTGTGCTCACCAGCTCGCCTTCTCTGCAGACGGCCATCTGCTCTGCGACCCTGACCCCAAGGGCATCTGGGGAAGCTGCTTTGGCTGTAAGTACCAGTGCTGCCCCAGCTGACACGCCCAGGTGGTGGGGCCCTggctgctgccctccctcccctccagcccagcagccagcacTCGCCATCAGGCTGCCCTTCCCTGCACACGGCCAGCCGAGCGGAGCCGGAAGGGCCACGGGAAGGCCGGCACCGCTCTGTGCCCTGACATGCCGAGGCAGGATGGGGcactgctgctggggacagggcagtcaccacagcagctcttccccatctctcagTCTAGAAGGAATGGCTATTTCTAGGACATGGTTCCTCAGCCCTTTTAATCTAAGGACCCCTTAGCCTTTCTGGTAAAAGGGATCTGTGGGCCCTTGGGAGCTGTAATGCCCCAGGTGACAGAGGTGAGGTTGGATTTTGAATGCCTGTGCATCACTTTGGAAGCCCCTGTTCCTCTGGTTCAGGGCTCCTGGTTGCTCTGTGACCCTTGTGACCTCTTACAAACCAAGAGCTGTCACCGATGGCAGCCTGGGAGGGTCTCTAAGCTCAGTGTGAGATGGGGCCGTGTGCCTTGAACCACTTCCACGGGAGAGCAGCTGCCAGGTCCCGTGCCTGGGCTGCGTGGCAGATCCTCGGGGCTGTCTGTGACCAGTGTGGATTGCGATGTGGCTGTGTGATGTTGCTGAtgttcccctgccccagcaggttTTTGTTCACCTTGCGTGTGTCtgtctcctgctgcctccaggGTGCCAGAGCATCACTGCCCCGATCCCGCTGCGGGGGGACGCTGAGCCCTGGGCACGTCGTGGGGGCCTCTTTGGAGAGCTGCAGGTGAGAGCATGCCTGTGTCCGTGGGGGCGAAGGAGCCGTCGGGAAGCTGGgatcccagcagcagctcctggccctGCCACTGGGTTGCTGCAGGCTTGGGAAGGCTGAGCTGCCCTGGGCTTCTGCGCCTGGGCTGCGGCTCCTGGGGTTTAGGATGCCTCAGAGGgaccctcctcctgctgcctccaggaTGAGGTTTGGAGCTGGGACAGCCGTCTCCCTGATGGACTGTGTCTGTTCCAGGCGCTGCTGCCCGTGGGGAACAGCTGTGACCTTTTCTACCACCCACCTCCGCTCTTCCCGTCCAGCCAGCTGTACCTCCTGCGCCCGCTGCTGCCCCTGGACAAGGTGGGAGGCCTGGCCCCAAGGGTGGCCTGCACGGCTCGGGCCAGAGCTCACCGTTGCACGGCCTGTGCTGTACATGCGCTGGCACCATACGCGCTCGCCTGCTGCCGACCCCCAGACTGAGCTGGCAGTGCAGGGTGATGCAGGTGGGAGGGGGCCGCTGGGGTCCGGCCCCCGCTTAGAGGAGGCTGGGTCGGGTCACcggggctgtgcccagcagcgTGTCAGCCCCCCGGGCTGGAGAGCAGGCGCGGTGGCCAGCGGCCATGGCAGGGACCATCACTCGCCTCCCAGCGAGGAGCACCGGGCAGAGCCCCTCCTGGCAGCCAGCAGCGGGGGGGCCTGGCCCAGAAGTGAGCAGTGGGCACAGCCACAGATAAACTGGCACAGGCTCAGGGTGGCCTGGTTGCCAGGGCGTTCTCCAGAGCACCCCCGGTGCTGATCTCCAGTGGTGGCCACGAGCAGATGCCAGGAAAGATCCAGACAGGACAAGTCTGGATGGTGAC
The sequence above is drawn from the Strix aluco isolate bStrAlu1 chromosome 4, bStrAlu1.hap1, whole genome shotgun sequence genome and encodes:
- the LOC141922469 gene encoding protein O-GlcNAcase-like isoform X9, which translates into the protein MSPHAVSHRSCPRAGCGVCFRHFCWPGHGVFKCRGSAPAAAKTQVAAMGCHSFALLFDDIDPCMCQADRDVFPSLAQAQASVANEVYQELGQPSVFLFCPTEYCSSLCSPCPRQSCYLLTIGQELLPGIGIIWTGPKVVSQELSAALLEEVEGVLRRPPVIWDNLYANDYDCRRVFLGPYMGRAPGLVPRLRGLLLNPNCELQANFIPVHTLGSWFRSELGSGAHPDLAGMETTAALGDSQGPQEGSYSPQEALELALHDWVAEINRQALEQGGRTPGHPSASLKGGTRLQPGTAGGQGVMTDPQPHDSVPSGTDQHGPEPCGMAAGEGRRKVTSEPEKGSGSRSPADGQQSPVGDGDQLTTGSRGSCEPSCALPGTAGSAQSAGTPETTETLHSPGPTMCCSNGANTSQNLSLPTGDARAGGGSPCQPPRGTQPEASRADMPQTPPGPGAGTSPGPTAPLTDGAGTSPGPMAPLTDGAGTSPGPTAPLTDGAGASPGPTALLTNGAGAIPGPTAPLADRAGTSPGLTAPVTPEEAGSSPMALLTLEEAVSGPTVPLTPKEARTSSTALLTLEEAGSVPVALLTLKEATSSSTAPVTPEEDTSSPMAPLTLGEVRMLVELFYLPYHHGPLAQRLLEHFRWLWANSLSVGVPAPAPDACEGMRWRGRARSFQLLCAQTCRLHSRFVSSAGRALLYDLHPYLWDIRNMLLAAGALVLWLDGHLLCDPDPKGIWGSCFGWCQSITAPIPLRGDAEPWARRGGLFGELQALLPVGNSCDLFYHPPPLFPSSQLYLLRPLLPLDKGELYRMCRESLDCDPEVAEILAAHPDLLGDRLLGSFLSLSPEYTFVLEDEEGPCGYAAGALCAEGFLQQRDSSWLPALRHKYPRDLGTGAPALGQDALEEALLFFHAELPAVPLPVLQRFPSLVQLGTAPRVLDVGASHSLAICLLSALRANGSRGVFCQVSAADQQQLSFYGKLGFVALPVAWSSSPGAQLLGRLL
- the LOC141922469 gene encoding protein O-GlcNAcase-like isoform X5, whose amino-acid sequence is MAGRPRFLCGVVEGFYGRPWSMEQRKLLFQWLKHRGLNCYMYAPKDELKHRLLWREPYTEHEAARMQSLIEAAQEQGVEFVFAISAGQDMVFSSAGDRLLLQQKLRQVAAMGCHSFALLFDDIDPCMCQADRDVFPSLAQAQASVANEVYQELGQPSVFLFCPTEYCSSLCSPCPRQSCYLLTIGQELLPGIGIIWTGPKVVSQELSAALLEEVEGVLRRPPVIWDNLYANDYDCRRVFLGPYMGRAPGLVPRLRGLLLNPNCELQANFIPVHTLGSWFRSELGSGAHPDLAGMETTAALGDSQGPQEGSYSPQEALELALHDWVAEINRQALEQGGRTPGHPSASLKGGTRLQPGTAGGQGVMTDPQPHDSVPSGTDQHGPEPCGMAAGEGRRKVTSEPEKGSGSRSPADGQQSPVGDGDQLTTGSRGSCEPSCALPGTAGSAQSAGTPETTETLHSPGPTMCCSNGANTSQNLSLPTGDARAGGGSPCQPPRGTQPEASRADMPQTPPGPGAGTSPGPTAPLTDGAGTSPGPMAPLTDGAGTSPGPTAPLTDGAGASPGPTALLTNGAGAIPGPTAPLADRAGTSPGLTAPVTPEEAGSSPMALLTLEEAVSGPTVPLTPKEARTSSTALLTLEEAGSVPVALLTLKEATSSSTAPVTPEEDTSSPMAPLTLGEVRMLVELFYLPYHHGPLAQRLLEHFRWLWANSLSVGVPAPAPDACEGMRWRGRARSFQLLCAQTCRLHSRFVSSAGRALLYDLHPYLWDIRNMLLAAGALVLWLDGHLLCDPDPKGIWGSCFGWCQSITAPIPLRGDAEPWARRGGLFGELQALLPVGNSCDLFYHPPPLFPSSQLYLLRPLLPLDKGELYRMCRESLDCDPEVAEILAAHPDLLGDRLLGSFLSLSPEYTFVLEDEEGPCGYAAGALCAEGFLQQRDSSWLPALRHKYPRDLGTGAPALGQDALEEALLFFHAELPAVPLPVLQRFPSLVQLGTAPRVLDVGASHSLAICLLSALRANGSRGVFCQVSAADQQQLSFYGKLGFVALPVAWSSSPGAQLLGRLL